The Cervus canadensis isolate Bull #8, Minnesota chromosome 9, ASM1932006v1, whole genome shotgun sequence genome contains a region encoding:
- the LOC122447595 gene encoding 28S ribosomal protein S18c, mitochondrial-like isoform X2, with the protein MAAMAALCRGLGKRKLMHFATAVVCLTNPGTHAVLWRRSCSQYKQVTSNGDLVFVGRNKKKSQK; encoded by the exons ATGGCCGCTATGGCAGCTCTTTGCAGAGGGCTAGGGAAGAGAAAGTTGATGCATTTTGCAACAGCTGTTGTCTGCCTCACAAATCCTGGGACTCATGCAGTGCTGTGGAGAAGAAGTTGTTCACAATATAAACAGGTAACCAGCAACGGGGACCT GGTCTTTGtgggaagaaacaaaaagaaatcacaaaagtaA
- the LOC122447595 gene encoding 28S ribosomal protein S18c, mitochondrial-like isoform X1, giving the protein MAAMAALCRGLGKRKLMHFATAVVCLTNPGTHAVLWRRSCSQYKQVTSNGDLLLSQFISPFTGCIYGMHITGLCGKKQKEITKVIKRAQILGFMPVIYKDPAYLKDPKVCNIKYRE; this is encoded by the exons ATGGCCGCTATGGCAGCTCTTTGCAGAGGGCTAGGGAAGAGAAAGTTGATGCATTTTGCAACAGCTGTTGTCTGCCTCACAAATCCTGGGACTCATGCAGTGCTGTGGAGAAGAAGTTGTTCACAATATAAACAGGTAACCAGCAACGGGGACCTGC TCTTATCCcagtttatttctccatttacTGGATGCATTTATGGAATGCACATAACAGGTCTTTGtgggaagaaacaaaaagaaatcacaaaagtaATTAAGAGAGCTCAAATATTGGGGTTTATGCCAGTTATATACAAGGATCCTGCCTATCTTAAAGACCCTAAAGTTTGTAACATCAAATACAGGGAGTAA